From a region of the Chitinophaga caseinilytica genome:
- a CDS encoding Imm51 family immunity protein, with product MQHNNVGETFPFNAHDIEGGFYVTAAIEGDELYPFYADVFEKHGYSGNGECWAGHIAAILLHLDTGLLHRITFDPEAGLFAAAFSTPGDRERFLQLLCPIFADIPTLESWIVKADRDAIDD from the coding sequence ATGCAACACAATAATGTTGGTGAAACTTTCCCTTTCAACGCTCACGATATCGAAGGCGGATTTTACGTAACCGCCGCCATCGAAGGAGACGAATTATATCCCTTTTACGCCGATGTTTTTGAAAAACACGGGTATTCCGGTAACGGAGAATGCTGGGCCGGCCATATCGCCGCCATCCTCCTGCACCTGGATACCGGGTTGCTCCATCGCATCACCTTCGATCCGGAAGCCGGCCTCTTCGCCGCCGCTTTTTCAACGCCAGGCGACCGGGAAAGGTTCCTCCAGCTGCTTTGTCCCATCTTCGCCGACATCCCCACGCTCGAATCCTGGATCGTGAAAGCGGACAGAGATGCGATCGACGATTGA
- a CDS encoding amino acid permease: MKHSNEQSSGRKLARGLQNRHIQLIALGGAIGTGLFLGIGPAAVSAGPSVILGYALAGVIAFFIMRQLGEMVVEEPVSGSFSHFAYKYWGNFPGFASGWNYWVLYILVSMSELTAIGHYVQFWWPEIPLWASSLFFFVTINALNLSSVKVYGEAEFWFSIVKVVAIIAMIVFGVYLLFSGNGGPQASVQNLWNDGGFFPKGLLQSDGQGGYQGLLAAMAIIMFSFGGLELIGITAAEADQPEKTIPRATNQVIYRILIFYVGALVILFSLSPWRNITTTSSPFVMVFESLKGFEFHLFGKTIYFTSLIANALNLIVLTAALSVYNSCVYSNSRMLYGLAEQGNAPSFLSRLNKNHVPVLATVVSAAFVAVCIIINYVMPGNALKALMTLVVSALIINWLMISVVHLKFRQRYKNGQAITKFPSFLYPASNYICLIFLTGILGLMLITGMALPVLLIPAWLVLLYVFYMLAGKNKKREAL, encoded by the coding sequence TTGAAACATAGCAACGAACAGTCTTCCGGCCGCAAACTGGCGCGGGGGCTTCAAAACCGCCACATTCAGCTGATCGCGCTCGGGGGCGCCATCGGCACGGGACTTTTCCTGGGCATCGGCCCGGCCGCGGTATCAGCGGGTCCTTCGGTTATCCTGGGGTACGCGCTGGCAGGGGTCATCGCATTCTTCATCATGCGCCAGTTGGGCGAGATGGTTGTGGAAGAACCTGTTTCCGGGAGCTTCAGCCACTTCGCCTATAAGTATTGGGGCAACTTCCCCGGGTTCGCTTCCGGGTGGAACTATTGGGTACTGTACATCCTGGTGAGCATGTCGGAACTCACGGCCATCGGCCACTACGTGCAGTTCTGGTGGCCCGAAATCCCCCTGTGGGCTTCCAGCCTGTTTTTCTTCGTGACCATCAACGCGCTGAACCTCAGTTCGGTAAAAGTATACGGCGAAGCCGAGTTCTGGTTCTCCATCGTGAAAGTGGTGGCCATCATCGCCATGATCGTGTTCGGCGTATACCTGCTCTTCAGCGGCAACGGCGGCCCGCAGGCCAGCGTGCAGAACCTCTGGAACGACGGCGGCTTTTTCCCGAAAGGGCTCCTTCAATCCGATGGACAAGGCGGCTACCAGGGCCTCCTGGCGGCAATGGCGATCATCATGTTCTCTTTCGGCGGTCTCGAACTGATCGGGATCACCGCCGCGGAAGCCGATCAGCCGGAAAAAACCATCCCCCGCGCCACCAACCAGGTGATCTACCGGATCCTCATTTTCTATGTAGGCGCCCTCGTGATCCTGTTCTCCCTGTCGCCCTGGCGCAACATCACCACTACCAGCAGCCCGTTCGTAATGGTGTTCGAAAGCCTGAAAGGGTTCGAGTTCCACCTGTTCGGCAAAACGATTTATTTCACCAGCCTCATCGCCAACGCGCTCAACCTGATCGTGCTCACGGCGGCGCTGTCTGTCTACAACAGCTGCGTATACAGTAATTCCCGCATGCTGTACGGCCTGGCGGAACAGGGCAATGCGCCTTCTTTCCTGTCCAGACTGAACAAAAACCATGTGCCCGTGCTGGCCACGGTAGTATCTGCCGCGTTCGTGGCCGTTTGCATCATTATCAACTACGTTATGCCGGGCAATGCCCTCAAAGCGTTGATGACACTGGTGGTTTCCGCCCTCATCATCAACTGGCTGATGATCAGCGTGGTGCATCTCAAGTTCCGGCAGCGGTACAAAAACGGGCAGGCTATCACCAAATTCCCGTCGTTCCTGTACCCGGCATCCAACTACATCTGCCTCATCTTTCTGACGGGCATTCTCGGGCTCATGCTGATCACCGGCATGGCGCTCCCGGTGCTGCTGATCCCCGCATGGCTCGTGCTGTTGTATGTGTTTTACATGCTGGCTGGCAAAAACAAGAAACGCGAAGCGCTGTAA
- a CDS encoding TonB-dependent receptor, whose translation MQFRDVGKHLNYPVFAKTLTVMKLTAFMLLVLVVQVRATTAYSQKLTFSMRNAPLSKVFKEIRKQTGYTFFYNTEMLEEKSKISLSVFHEDLDAVLSKCLEDKSLNYSIIDKTIIISVKEKQPAVEAPSAPVNISIYGRVTDAVTNEPLAGATVKLKGTSQGTGTDAKGNYTLQVPENGGVIVVSFIGYENTERSVSQAGEMNVALKPKAVLTDEMVIVGYGTQKRKDITGAVSSVRVSELSANVSKNVSSAIQGRVPGVSVESASGAPGAGLIINIRGMSTLGNNAPLFIVDGVFVGGIDGVSPNDVESIEILKDAATASIYGSRAANGVVIVTTKTGRKETPPRLEIDSWIGVQSIPKRMSMLNGQQWTDLYTKYVPGIPAYNGINTDWQEEIFRPAMITRTNLNFSGGSKNFTYNLSGGYLKEEGTIVNTNYSAANFRIKTDFEKGRIRVGETVIIKRGLTRNNPGGGDQTHSIVGSALMMPATVPVFDPKMDLGGYGRRPTYMKNLSNPIARLETIDNGTKDLSILANAFVEVKLIEGLRYKFNVGLTESHSAGRVFTGVYHDGNNGNTMPDLSESTGTSNSWLLENTLAYTKKLGRHNFDALLGYTAQKNMYEGFNAQRDDLPPGTSVLGAGTTASQKNGGSASVSTIVSRFARLMYSYDSRYLFSASIRRDGSSRFASDYQYGAFPSFSLGWNVHNESFFEGAKGVISSLKLRGSWGVLGNQEIGNYLTQNSINSNLNYVQGNTLWPGATASGYASPTDLSWEETKITNVGADLGFLNNKLQIIVDVFSKKTEGVLLNVPFPSSVGKTGSPTLNAGVIDNKGYEATIEYADRSGSLNYRMGLNFSRVSNKMKAITIGSGRQEFGSVSRAVVGYPIGGFWLIETDGIFQSAEEVSAHAKGGAPIQPNAQPGDIRFVDFNNDGIIDNKDEQYMGSPFPNMTMGLSANLSWKGFDANLFLEGVTGNKIYNARKKWMEKMNEVTNLSTDVLNAWTPENHSNFPRFILADPNNNNRNNIDRWLEDGSYLRLKRVELGYSLPARILTKYGIEKVRFFASGENIFTITKYKGYNPDIGGGALVRGVDDSWDAYPLARTLLFGFNLTF comes from the coding sequence ATGCAATTTAGAGATGTTGGCAAACACCTGAATTATCCGGTGTTTGCAAAAACGCTGACCGTTATGAAACTGACCGCCTTTATGCTATTGGTACTGGTCGTTCAGGTGAGGGCTACCACGGCCTATTCCCAGAAGCTGACCTTTAGCATGCGCAACGCCCCGCTGTCCAAGGTATTCAAGGAAATCCGGAAACAAACCGGGTACACCTTCTTTTACAACACGGAAATGCTGGAAGAAAAAAGCAAAATTTCACTCTCGGTTTTCCATGAAGACCTGGATGCGGTTTTGAGTAAATGCCTGGAAGACAAAAGCCTCAACTACAGTATTATCGACAAAACGATCATTATCTCCGTAAAGGAAAAACAGCCGGCGGTAGAGGCCCCTTCCGCCCCGGTCAATATTTCCATATACGGGCGGGTCACGGATGCGGTCACCAACGAGCCCCTGGCCGGCGCTACCGTGAAACTGAAAGGCACCTCCCAGGGTACGGGTACCGATGCGAAAGGGAACTATACCCTGCAGGTACCTGAAAACGGCGGCGTCATCGTCGTGTCTTTCATCGGGTACGAGAACACCGAAAGGAGCGTTTCGCAGGCCGGTGAAATGAACGTGGCACTGAAACCGAAAGCCGTGTTGACGGACGAAATGGTGATAGTTGGATATGGCACCCAAAAGCGGAAAGACATCACCGGTGCTGTGTCGTCGGTCAGAGTGAGCGAACTTAGCGCCAACGTCTCCAAAAACGTCAGCTCCGCCATCCAGGGCCGCGTGCCCGGTGTTTCCGTAGAATCGGCCAGCGGCGCCCCCGGCGCAGGGCTCATCATCAACATCCGGGGGATGAGCACCCTCGGCAATAATGCCCCGCTGTTTATCGTAGACGGCGTGTTCGTGGGCGGCATCGACGGGGTGAGCCCCAACGATGTGGAGTCTATCGAAATCCTCAAAGACGCTGCCACGGCGAGCATATACGGTTCCCGCGCAGCCAACGGCGTGGTGATCGTTACCACCAAAACCGGCCGGAAGGAAACACCGCCCCGGCTGGAAATCGACAGCTGGATCGGTGTGCAGTCTATCCCCAAAAGAATGAGCATGCTCAACGGCCAGCAATGGACGGACCTCTACACCAAATACGTTCCCGGCATCCCCGCCTACAACGGCATCAATACCGACTGGCAGGAAGAGATCTTCCGCCCGGCCATGATCACCCGCACCAACCTGAACTTCAGCGGCGGCTCCAAAAACTTCACCTACAACCTCTCCGGCGGGTATCTGAAAGAAGAAGGCACCATCGTCAATACCAATTACTCGGCCGCCAACTTCCGGATCAAGACCGACTTTGAAAAAGGACGGATACGTGTAGGCGAAACCGTGATCATCAAGCGGGGGCTCACCCGCAACAACCCCGGCGGCGGCGACCAGACGCACAGTATCGTGGGCAGCGCGCTCATGATGCCGGCCACCGTTCCCGTATTCGATCCCAAAATGGACCTGGGCGGATACGGCAGAAGGCCCACATATATGAAGAACCTTTCCAACCCCATCGCACGGCTGGAAACGATCGACAACGGCACCAAAGACCTGTCCATTCTCGCCAATGCGTTCGTGGAAGTGAAGCTCATCGAGGGATTGCGGTATAAATTCAACGTTGGCCTCACGGAAAGCCATAGCGCGGGCCGCGTGTTCACCGGAGTTTATCACGACGGTAACAACGGCAATACCATGCCCGACCTCAGCGAAAGCACCGGCACCAGCAACTCCTGGCTGCTGGAGAATACCCTGGCATACACCAAAAAACTGGGCCGCCACAATTTTGACGCATTGCTGGGTTACACCGCGCAGAAAAACATGTACGAAGGCTTCAACGCACAGCGCGACGATCTCCCGCCCGGTACCTCGGTGCTTGGCGCAGGTACCACCGCTTCGCAGAAAAACGGTGGCAGCGCCAGCGTGAGCACCATCGTTTCCCGGTTTGCGCGCCTGATGTATTCGTACGATTCCCGCTACCTGTTTTCCGCGTCCATCCGCAGAGACGGTTCTTCCCGCTTCGCGAGCGATTACCAGTACGGGGCGTTCCCGTCTTTCTCGCTGGGCTGGAACGTGCACAACGAATCTTTCTTCGAAGGGGCGAAAGGCGTTATCAGCTCCCTCAAACTCCGCGGCAGCTGGGGCGTGCTGGGTAACCAGGAAATCGGGAACTATCTCACCCAAAACTCCATCAACAGCAACCTGAACTATGTGCAGGGCAACACATTATGGCCCGGTGCCACGGCCAGCGGCTACGCTTCGCCCACAGACCTTTCCTGGGAAGAAACCAAAATCACCAACGTGGGCGCCGATCTTGGCTTCCTGAACAACAAACTGCAGATTATCGTAGACGTATTCAGCAAGAAAACAGAAGGCGTGCTGCTGAACGTGCCTTTCCCTTCTTCCGTCGGGAAAACCGGTTCGCCGACCCTCAACGCCGGCGTGATCGACAACAAGGGATACGAAGCCACCATCGAATACGCAGACAGGAGCGGCAGCCTCAACTATCGCATGGGATTGAACTTCTCCCGCGTTTCCAATAAAATGAAGGCCATCACCATCGGCTCCGGCAGGCAGGAATTCGGTTCCGTTTCCAGGGCGGTGGTAGGTTACCCCATCGGCGGATTCTGGCTGATCGAAACAGACGGTATCTTTCAGTCTGCCGAAGAAGTGAGCGCCCACGCAAAAGGCGGCGCGCCCATCCAGCCCAACGCCCAGCCCGGCGACATCCGGTTCGTGGATTTCAATAACGACGGGATCATCGACAATAAAGACGAACAATACATGGGCAGCCCGTTCCCCAATATGACCATGGGCCTGTCTGCCAACCTGTCGTGGAAAGGGTTCGACGCCAACCTCTTCCTGGAAGGCGTAACCGGCAACAAAATCTACAACGCCCGGAAGAAATGGATGGAAAAGATGAACGAAGTGACCAACCTGTCGACCGATGTGCTCAACGCCTGGACGCCTGAAAACCACAGCAACTTCCCGCGTTTCATCCTCGCCGATCCCAACAATAACAACCGCAACAACATCGACCGGTGGCTGGAAGACGGATCTTACCTGCGCCTGAAAAGGGTGGAGCTTGGATACAGCCTGCCCGCGCGCATCCTCACCAAATACGGTATCGAAAAAGTACGGTTTTTTGCATCGGGAGAAAACATCTTCACGATCACGAAATACAAAGGCTACAACCCGGATATCGGTGGCGGCGCTTTGGTGCGCGGAGTAGATGATTCCTGGGATGCATATCCGCTCGCACGCACCCTGCTGTTCGGCTTTAACCTCACTTTCTAA
- a CDS encoding sigma-70 family RNA polymerase sigma factor, with the protein MKNEQPTSSHEEPNPGTDQNDRAAEVQLWERVRLGEQEAMVALYERLYFSLLNYGIRTCGDLERTRDAINDVFLELWDRRLQIPDVANVRSYLLTWLRRKVLTNIRQDQKLHAAAGRLSEQSGTFESSYEDAIMAVQATEEVKAKIARAMALLTPRQKELVQLRFFDGLSMEEVGARAGMSTKTAYNTLAAALKALSAGLLLAFLCWIRW; encoded by the coding sequence ATGAAGAATGAGCAACCAACTTCTTCTCACGAAGAACCGAATCCCGGTACCGACCAAAACGACAGGGCTGCAGAAGTGCAACTCTGGGAACGTGTGCGCCTGGGCGAGCAGGAGGCCATGGTGGCGCTGTACGAGCGGCTCTATTTTTCGTTGTTGAACTACGGCATCCGCACCTGCGGTGACCTGGAGCGTACCCGCGATGCCATTAACGATGTGTTCCTGGAACTGTGGGACCGCCGGCTCCAGATCCCCGACGTCGCCAACGTCAGGTCGTACCTGCTGACCTGGCTCCGCCGGAAGGTACTCACCAACATCCGGCAGGATCAAAAGCTGCATGCCGCCGCCGGCCGCCTTTCCGAGCAATCCGGCACTTTCGAATCGTCTTATGAAGACGCGATCATGGCCGTTCAGGCAACGGAAGAGGTGAAGGCGAAAATCGCCCGCGCCATGGCTTTGCTTACTCCCCGGCAAAAAGAACTGGTGCAGCTGCGGTTTTTCGACGGGCTGAGCATGGAAGAAGTAGGCGCCCGGGCAGGCATGTCCACCAAAACCGCCTACAATACCCTCGCCGCCGCGCTGAAAGCCTTGTCTGCCGGCTTGTTGCTGGCTTTTCTTTGCTGGATCAGGTGGTAA
- a CDS encoding aryl-sulfate sulfotransferase, producing MKWYPCLIGLLLCLACQQRKKAEIPSWAQDGFLLDSAQTNGAPEIFRKGYILLSQRDEPGALYLLDAKGRVVWFHAVKGTGFKTAHFTENKTFLCILGSKEFKTSYGDQVLEVSLEGDTLLHLKKGQGDFTANAHHEVLLAPGNNIVMLNTVERTFDLRASGGGAADTVISDGILVLDRKGRKVWEWTVFDALDPLTDTAIASTRTDWMHANSLSFDKDGNYLVSFYNNGQIWKLDAKTGVVMWKFGRGGDFAIPDSAAFDMGHAVHRNEAGDLMLFDNGVSRSQSQTLAFRLDEAARTATPVIRTPLPAYLFNDRMGSAYMAGPDHILQCSSKKNTVMLTDKQGTPIWNLRCAFIPYRAEFIPAAVLGDF from the coding sequence ATGAAATGGTATCCCTGCCTGATCGGGCTGCTCCTTTGCCTGGCTTGTCAACAACGGAAAAAAGCGGAAATACCTTCCTGGGCACAGGACGGTTTTTTGCTGGATAGCGCGCAAACGAACGGAGCGCCGGAGATCTTCAGGAAGGGGTACATCCTGCTGAGCCAGCGCGACGAGCCCGGTGCGCTCTACCTGCTCGATGCGAAAGGCCGCGTGGTATGGTTTCATGCGGTGAAGGGGACGGGTTTCAAGACGGCCCATTTCACGGAAAACAAAACCTTCCTCTGCATCCTGGGTAGTAAGGAATTCAAGACCAGTTATGGGGACCAGGTGCTGGAGGTTTCGCTGGAAGGCGATACGCTGCTGCATTTGAAGAAAGGCCAGGGCGATTTTACCGCCAACGCGCACCACGAAGTATTGCTGGCCCCGGGGAACAATATCGTGATGCTCAATACGGTGGAAAGAACGTTCGATCTGCGCGCCAGTGGCGGCGGAGCGGCCGATACCGTAATAAGCGACGGTATCCTGGTGCTCGACCGGAAGGGGCGCAAGGTATGGGAATGGACGGTATTCGATGCGCTGGACCCTTTGACCGATACGGCGATCGCCAGCACGCGTACCGATTGGATGCACGCCAACAGCCTGAGTTTCGACAAAGACGGCAATTATCTCGTGTCGTTTTACAACAACGGGCAAATCTGGAAACTGGACGCCAAAACCGGTGTGGTGATGTGGAAATTCGGGCGGGGAGGCGATTTCGCGATACCGGATTCCGCCGCTTTCGACATGGGCCACGCGGTACACAGGAACGAAGCGGGAGACCTCATGCTGTTCGACAACGGCGTATCCCGTTCGCAATCGCAAACACTGGCTTTCCGGCTCGATGAGGCTGCCCGTACGGCAACGCCCGTCATCCGCACGCCTTTACCGGCTTACCTGTTCAACGACCGGATGGGAAGCGCATACATGGCCGGGCCCGACCATATCCTGCAATGCAGCTCTAAAAAGAACACGGTGATGTTGACAGACAAACAAGGCACGCCGATTTGGAATTTGCGTTGCGCCTTCATTCCCTATCGCGCGGAATTCATTCCCGCAGCGGTTTTGGGTGATTTTTAA
- a CDS encoding RagB/SusD family nutrient uptake outer membrane protein, which translates to MKRKFHYIATLTLLLASAGCNEKEFLKQNDPNKVTDATFWKDEGSVLSALAATYSPLRPSLYGYWGSFTGIQDINSLGDDIFTIPGGEAATWGVASFTNDENNSDLNDVFTNLYKCVHRANLLLSKIGDIPMDEAKKKAYVAETKFLRGLAYFLLVTNWKTVPLRTMPVETTDGYAAPCSPEADVWNLVVGDLKEAAAGLPPVRDAKERGRATSGAAIAWLGKSYMFLEDYTKAEAAFDQLTAAPYAYDLVPDFEDNFTDKNEYNVESVFEWTFAPIGDQYGAWGVEGANSPMYNYLPQFIGPPSAGGWFKYVPSNYAVREFVKEPRPAGSDTKYDKRMYATLMWKRSVLGEADATFYDNQSFDRMWTSAISTIVRLHPGTTLDTVTYGRFLIKKGTNAWRNVKDADNYWGATPSTANFRVFRFAEVLLLRAEAAAQNGKFGKALDDVNRIRRRAGLTDKTLADLPGKAGMMAEIDHQKLLEMFFEQNRVYDLRRWHKTAAELVPVLKAREKQGANVFGAKHFVFPIPASELKSNPKAEQNGLWR; encoded by the coding sequence ATGAAAAGAAAATTTCACTATATAGCCACATTGACGTTGCTGCTGGCTTCCGCCGGTTGTAACGAGAAGGAATTCCTCAAACAAAACGATCCCAACAAGGTGACCGACGCCACGTTCTGGAAAGACGAAGGCAGCGTACTGTCTGCGCTGGCGGCCACCTACAGCCCCCTGCGCCCGTCGCTTTACGGCTACTGGGGCTCGTTTACCGGTATCCAGGACATCAACTCCCTGGGCGACGATATCTTTACCATCCCCGGCGGCGAAGCCGCTACCTGGGGCGTGGCCAGCTTCACCAACGACGAGAACAACAGCGACCTGAACGACGTTTTCACCAATCTCTACAAATGCGTTCACCGCGCCAACCTGCTGCTGTCCAAGATCGGCGACATTCCCATGGATGAAGCGAAGAAGAAAGCGTACGTCGCGGAAACCAAATTCCTCCGCGGCCTGGCGTATTTCCTGCTCGTTACCAACTGGAAAACCGTGCCGCTGAGAACGATGCCCGTAGAAACGACAGACGGTTACGCAGCGCCCTGCAGCCCGGAAGCCGACGTCTGGAACCTGGTGGTGGGCGATCTGAAGGAAGCCGCTGCCGGCCTGCCGCCCGTGCGCGACGCCAAGGAAAGGGGCCGTGCCACCAGTGGCGCCGCCATCGCCTGGCTCGGCAAATCGTACATGTTCCTGGAGGATTATACGAAGGCGGAAGCTGCTTTCGATCAGTTGACGGCCGCACCGTATGCATACGACCTGGTGCCCGATTTCGAAGACAACTTCACCGACAAGAACGAGTACAACGTGGAATCGGTGTTTGAATGGACGTTCGCGCCCATCGGCGACCAGTACGGCGCCTGGGGCGTGGAAGGCGCGAATTCGCCCATGTACAACTATCTTCCGCAGTTCATCGGGCCTCCGTCTGCCGGCGGCTGGTTCAAATACGTACCGTCTAACTACGCCGTCCGCGAATTTGTGAAAGAGCCGCGCCCCGCGGGGTCAGACACCAAGTACGACAAACGGATGTACGCCACGCTCATGTGGAAACGTTCGGTGCTCGGGGAAGCGGATGCCACGTTTTACGACAACCAGTCGTTCGACCGGATGTGGACGTCGGCCATTTCCACGATCGTGCGCCTGCACCCGGGTACCACGCTCGATACCGTTACCTATGGCCGCTTCCTGATCAAAAAGGGGACGAACGCCTGGAGGAACGTGAAGGATGCGGACAATTACTGGGGCGCCACGCCTTCCACCGCCAACTTCCGCGTGTTCCGCTTCGCCGAGGTGCTCTTGCTGCGCGCCGAAGCAGCAGCGCAGAACGGGAAATTCGGCAAGGCGCTCGATGATGTGAACCGCATCCGCAGAAGGGCCGGCCTTACCGATAAAACCCTGGCCGACCTTCCCGGGAAAGCAGGCATGATGGCTGAAATCGATCACCAGAAACTGCTGGAAATGTTTTTCGAACAGAACCGGGTGTACGACCTGAGAAGATGGCATAAAACCGCCGCAGAGCTCGTGCCGGTTTTGAAAGCCCGCGAAAAGCAAGGCGCTAACGTGTTCGGGGCGAAACACTTTGTGTTCCCCATCCCGGCAAGCGAACTGAAATCCAATCCGAAGGCTGAGCAAAACGGTCTTTGGCGATAA
- a CDS encoding FecR family protein — protein MEHQFNVAEDFLLDDSFLRFCMGTDEAAARHWEAWLAANPEKQPAFAEACRIFDVVNGRQGRLDAEVDRFRGILGDHVAMQTAKTAKVRRMYIWRTAAACAFIAVAVAGWKMWNNKSQPSPGKPVTAAKGNDVLPGKTTAQLVLGDGTAVQLDEHVQQGLQEKDGTRIGRSKGQLTYDAAANTAVETIYNTLTTPRGGEYKVILPDGSQVWMNAGSSLRFPTRFSGTERTVYLNGEAYFDIAPKAAQPFFVETKNGMKVAVLGTGFNIMAYEDESAVNTTLVSGKVKVISADGKNVTLAPAQTASLSRGNGQLNVAAADISKVTAWKEGMFEFDDDDISTVMRQLARWYDVEVKFSGPVPDKHYTGSIRRQSTLSQALRILKTAGIGFKIEGRQIVVDVQQ, from the coding sequence ATGGAGCATCAATTCAACGTTGCCGAAGATTTTCTGCTGGATGATTCTTTCCTGCGCTTTTGCATGGGGACAGACGAAGCGGCCGCGCGCCACTGGGAAGCCTGGCTGGCCGCAAATCCGGAAAAGCAGCCCGCCTTTGCGGAGGCCTGCCGGATTTTTGATGTGGTAAACGGCCGCCAGGGGCGCCTGGATGCGGAAGTAGACCGCTTCCGCGGGATTCTGGGCGATCATGTTGCGATGCAAACCGCCAAAACCGCCAAAGTCCGCCGGATGTACATCTGGCGCACCGCCGCCGCCTGCGCTTTCATCGCCGTGGCCGTTGCGGGTTGGAAGATGTGGAACAATAAAAGCCAGCCTTCCCCCGGAAAACCGGTAACAGCGGCGAAAGGCAACGACGTGCTGCCTGGGAAGACAACCGCCCAGCTCGTTTTGGGAGACGGCACCGCCGTGCAGCTCGACGAACACGTCCAGCAGGGGCTCCAGGAAAAAGATGGTACCCGCATTGGCCGCTCCAAAGGGCAACTGACGTACGATGCCGCAGCCAATACCGCGGTAGAAACGATCTACAATACGCTCACAACGCCCCGCGGCGGAGAATACAAGGTAATCCTGCCCGACGGTTCACAGGTTTGGATGAACGCGGGCTCGTCGCTCCGGTTCCCCACCCGGTTCAGCGGCACGGAAAGGACCGTCTACCTCAACGGGGAAGCCTATTTCGACATCGCGCCGAAAGCCGCGCAGCCTTTCTTCGTGGAAACGAAAAACGGGATGAAAGTAGCTGTGCTGGGCACGGGTTTCAACATCATGGCCTATGAAGACGAATCGGCGGTCAACACCACGCTGGTGAGCGGAAAAGTGAAAGTCATTTCGGCCGACGGGAAAAACGTGACGCTGGCCCCCGCGCAAACGGCAAGCCTTTCCCGCGGGAACGGGCAGCTGAACGTGGCAGCTGCAGACATCAGCAAAGTAACCGCCTGGAAAGAAGGAATGTTCGAGTTCGACGACGACGATATTTCGACCGTGATGCGCCAGCTGGCGCGCTGGTACGACGTGGAGGTGAAATTCTCCGGTCCCGTGCCCGACAAACACTATACCGGCTCCATCCGCCGGCAATCCACGTTATCGCAGGCCCTGCGCATCCTGAAAACCGCAGGGATCGGGTTTAAGATCGAAGGGCGGCAGATCGTCGTAGACGTGCAGCAGTAA
- a CDS encoding c-type cytochrome, whose amino-acid sequence MKISVNRIVWTSFLTGIAAIIIYSCQTNAKSESNPVDAKPPATVLLAVDSAAIPGDKFGEAVKYGQELMYRTAYYIGPEGINGRYLGNRMNCTNCHQNGGTKPFSFNLMLSHEQYPQYRAREGKVLTMAERVNNCINRPHNGKSLPLDSKEMVAFLAYFRWINSFVPKDKPYKGGKNLEVELPDVAASPERGAQLYVQHCERCHGKDGEGIMTADKNGYVYPPLWGPSGYQPGSSMHRIIKQAQWLKANMPFDKATWDKPFLTDGEALDIAAFVNDDSRHPRPNPKMFDYPHIAEKALDYDKGPFADTFSVSAHKYGPYKPMIDYWKSKGQKPAY is encoded by the coding sequence ATGAAGATTTCTGTTAACCGGATAGTCTGGACTTCCTTTCTGACAGGCATTGCCGCGATCATCATTTATTCCTGCCAAACGAATGCGAAAAGTGAAAGTAACCCGGTGGATGCGAAACCGCCGGCTACCGTTCTACTGGCGGTAGACAGCGCGGCCATCCCGGGCGACAAGTTTGGGGAAGCCGTAAAGTATGGCCAGGAGCTGATGTACAGAACGGCCTACTACATCGGCCCCGAAGGCATCAACGGGCGTTATCTCGGCAACAGGATGAATTGCACCAATTGCCACCAAAACGGGGGAACGAAACCCTTTTCGTTCAACCTCATGCTGTCGCACGAGCAATACCCGCAATACCGCGCCAGGGAAGGGAAGGTGCTCACCATGGCCGAGCGGGTGAATAACTGCATCAACCGTCCCCACAACGGCAAATCGCTGCCGCTGGACAGTAAGGAAATGGTGGCGTTCCTGGCGTACTTCAGGTGGATCAACAGTTTTGTGCCGAAAGATAAACCGTATAAGGGCGGGAAGAATCTCGAGGTGGAATTGCCCGATGTGGCGGCAAGCCCGGAGCGGGGCGCACAGTTGTATGTACAGCATTGTGAACGCTGCCATGGAAAAGACGGGGAGGGCATCATGACGGCAGATAAAAACGGCTATGTGTATCCTCCGCTGTGGGGGCCTTCCGGCTACCAGCCCGGCTCCAGCATGCACCGCATCATCAAGCAGGCGCAGTGGCTGAAAGCCAATATGCCGTTCGATAAAGCCACCTGGGATAAACCTTTTCTTACAGACGGGGAAGCACTGGATATCGCGGCTTTCGTGAACGACGACAGCCGTCATCCACGGCCCAATCCCAAAATGTTCGACTATCCGCATATCGCCGAAAAGGCGCTGGATTACGACAAAGGCCCGTTTGCGGATACATTTTCCGTGAGCGCCCATAAATACGGCCCCTACAAACCCATGATCGATTACTGGAAAAGCAAGGGGCAGAAACCTGCTTATTGA